One stretch of Mycobacterium riyadhense DNA includes these proteins:
- a CDS encoding IS1634 family transposase: MAYVRKVRTASGAVAVQVAHKDLGRVVILAHLGSAHTDAELGILLDAAQQMVLDGQAALDFEVSARAQSVADVADFRAQSLIAEQPKPTAPAPVVPPGRTLGTNSRLLYDVLAHVYDWLGFDAVGDVVFRDLVIARIVEPTSKIDALRVLADLGAALVSYKTIDRHVRSIHAGPARDVVAAKCFEHSRDCGGLSLLLYDTTTLHFQAEHEDELRRVGYSKDRRVDPQIVVGLLVDRMGMPLEIGCFEGNTAETTTIVPIIGSFVERHRLAGIPMVVAADAGMLSATNLKALDDLELSFIVGSRMTKAPGDLESYFHWNGDVFTDGQIIDTVTPRHGNNTVNDCNKRAEPVWDPEAHPGAWRAVWAYSAKRARRDQKTLAAQEARARAIVDGTRQAKAARFVTVRGDDRTIDEASLARAQSLVGLKGYVTNVPVTVMPATEVIAKYHELWHVEKSFRMSKSDLEARPMFNRMRDAIEAHLTLVFAALAVSHVIQSRTGVSIAKVVKQLRPLRSATITINGATQTFPPAIPEAERKILTDLGFKPGY, translated from the coding sequence GTGGCGTACGTGCGGAAGGTGCGCACTGCCTCGGGTGCGGTGGCGGTGCAGGTGGCGCACAAGGACCTTGGCCGGGTAGTGATCCTGGCGCATCTGGGTTCAGCGCATACCGATGCTGAGCTGGGCATTCTGCTCGATGCGGCCCAGCAGATGGTCCTCGATGGCCAGGCCGCCCTGGATTTCGAAGTCTCCGCCCGCGCCCAATCGGTGGCCGATGTGGCCGACTTCCGGGCGCAGTCGCTGATCGCAGAACAGCCCAAGCCCACAGCCCCCGCACCCGTGGTGCCGCCAGGTCGCACGCTGGGCACGAACTCGCGGCTGCTTTATGACGTGCTCGCCCATGTGTATGACTGGCTGGGTTTCGACGCAGTCGGCGATGTGGTGTTCCGGGATCTGGTGATCGCCCGGATCGTGGAGCCGACCAGCAAGATCGACGCGTTGCGGGTGCTGGCCGATCTCGGGGCAGCGCTGGTGTCATATAAGACGATCGACCGCCACGTCCGCAGCATCCATGCCGGTCCCGCTCGGGATGTGGTCGCCGCGAAATGCTTTGAGCACTCCCGTGATTGCGGTGGCCTGTCGCTGTTGCTCTATGACACGACCACGCTTCATTTTCAGGCCGAGCACGAAGATGAGCTGCGACGGGTCGGATATAGCAAGGACCGCCGCGTCGACCCGCAAATTGTCGTCGGACTGCTGGTGGACCGCATGGGGATGCCTTTGGAGATCGGCTGTTTCGAGGGCAACACCGCTGAGACGACCACCATCGTTCCGATCATCGGCAGCTTCGTCGAACGCCACCGCCTGGCCGGCATTCCGATGGTGGTGGCTGCTGACGCCGGGATGCTCTCTGCGACAAACCTCAAGGCCCTCGACGATTTGGAGTTGTCGTTCATCGTCGGGTCCCGGATGACCAAAGCCCCTGGAGATCTGGAGTCCTATTTCCATTGGAACGGCGATGTTTTCACCGACGGGCAGATCATCGACACCGTCACACCACGGCACGGCAACAACACTGTCAACGACTGCAACAAGCGCGCTGAACCAGTCTGGGACCCCGAAGCTCATCCGGGCGCCTGGCGGGCAGTCTGGGCGTATTCGGCCAAGCGAGCCCGCCGCGACCAGAAAACCCTGGCCGCCCAGGAAGCCCGCGCCCGGGCCATCGTCGACGGCACGAGGCAGGCCAAGGCCGCCCGATTTGTGACGGTCCGCGGCGATGACCGCACCATCGACGAGGCCAGCCTCGCCCGGGCTCAATCCCTCGTAGGTCTGAAAGGGTATGTGACAAATGTGCCGGTCACAGTGATGCCAGCCACCGAAGTCATCGCGAAGTACCACGAGCTGTGGCACGTGGAGAAGTCCTTTCGGATGTCAAAGAGCGACCTCGAAGCGCGGCCCATGTTCAACCGGATGCGCGATGCCATCGAAGCTCACCTGACCCTCGTCTTTGCCGCCCTTGCCGTCTCTCACGTCATCCAATCGCGCACCGGGGTATCCATCGCCAAAGTCGTCAAACAACTACGCCCGCTACGCAGCGCCACCATCACCATCAACGGCGCCACTCAGACCTTCCCACCAGCGATCCCCGAGGCCGAGCGCAAAATCCTCACCGACCTCGGCTTCAAACCCGGGTACTAA